The Geobacter sp. genome has a window encoding:
- a CDS encoding EAL domain-containing protein: MERRNKSIATVASVLCAVLLFLLVSSKFIFLDSYVRVEEERALQDLQRVTSAIDNDLGYLDASTADYAGWDDTCRFIADGDRSYITSNLDDQTLIRLRVNLIAFVRPSAELVYARSIDLKEGRAVPVPADLMRHLAPGGCLLRHDNLKNGRTGLITLSGRPMLVASRPIITSQYQGPIRGTLIMGRYLGQEEVARLGGLTLLPLRILPTDDPARKDQLLACTTKITSMASIHLDRGEDLLVGHILLNDVYGQPAAVVRVDLPRQITQQGKQTIGYFIVWFIILALTILFVSLRFMGKLQASRLRRKETEHLYSSVVEHAAEGVVLVSVTDRKVLDANHAVSELLGYPKKDLVGRPFCDFLVDDCTLLELQMQRLAQEQQVPWMEISIRCQDGSIAVMDACASRTSVRGEQVACLLLHDITERKRYEAELMHQASHDSLTGLPNRNLLRDRLEQLLALGDRTGLPQAVLLLDLDNFKYVNDSLGHAAGDALLKQVAGRLTTMTRRYNTVARLGGDEFVILLSNITTEEVALVAERLERQFEKPFDVEGQEVFVTVSIGISMSPTDGTTGDKLLKNADIAMYLVKEHGRNSFKFFADEMNRKVHDRLELELQMRHALERGEFVLHYQPRVRAHDGAVVGMEALIRWQPSDGPLVGPDRFIGLLEDTGLIVQVGEWVVREACRQTRAWQEDGLRGLRVSVNLSGRQFSQQGLEEMIARALRESFLLPDFLEVEITESMLMGDVQQAVGKLAGIKEMGVRIAVDDFGTGYSSLAYLRRFPIDTLKIDRSFVAGVITEPGDAVIAKTIISMAHNLKLEVVAEGVETIEQLEFMRAYGCQEVQGFFFSRPLPPEDFAALVRQRRQAEKNR, encoded by the coding sequence ATGGAGAGGCGGAACAAGAGCATAGCAACCGTCGCATCGGTCCTCTGCGCGGTGTTGCTGTTCCTGCTGGTGAGCAGCAAGTTCATCTTCCTGGACAGCTATGTCAGGGTGGAGGAAGAGCGGGCCCTGCAGGACCTGCAGCGGGTCACGAGCGCCATTGACAACGACCTCGGCTACCTGGACGCCTCGACAGCCGACTATGCCGGTTGGGACGATACCTGCCGGTTCATTGCCGACGGCGACCGGTCCTATATCACCAGCAATCTCGACGATCAGACCCTGATCCGGCTCCGCGTCAATCTCATCGCCTTCGTACGCCCCTCGGCCGAACTCGTTTATGCCAGATCCATCGATCTGAAGGAAGGGCGGGCCGTTCCGGTACCGGCAGACCTGATGCGGCATCTGGCACCGGGCGGCTGCCTGCTGCGACACGATAACCTGAAAAACGGCAGAACCGGGCTGATAACGCTTTCAGGCAGGCCGATGCTCGTGGCCTCCCGACCGATCATCACCAGCCAGTACCAGGGACCCATCCGCGGCACTCTCATTATGGGGCGTTATCTGGGCCAGGAAGAGGTTGCCCGGCTCGGCGGACTGACCCTCCTCCCCCTGCGGATACTCCCCACGGACGATCCTGCCCGGAAAGACCAACTGCTGGCCTGTACGACGAAGATCACCTCTATGGCCTCGATCCATCTCGATCGCGGGGAGGACCTTCTCGTCGGCCATATCCTGCTGAACGATGTTTATGGCCAGCCCGCGGCCGTGGTTCGCGTGGACCTGCCCCGGCAGATCACGCAGCAGGGGAAGCAGACCATCGGCTACTTCATCGTCTGGTTTATCATTTTGGCCCTGACTATCCTCTTTGTCAGCCTCCGATTCATGGGCAAGCTGCAGGCATCCCGGTTGCGGCGGAAAGAGACGGAACATCTCTACAGCTCGGTGGTTGAGCACGCTGCCGAGGGGGTTGTCCTGGTTTCCGTCACCGACCGGAAGGTCCTGGATGCGAACCACGCCGTGTCCGAGCTGTTGGGCTATCCCAAGAAGGATCTCGTCGGCAGGCCTTTCTGCGATTTCCTGGTCGACGACTGCACCCTGCTGGAGCTGCAGATGCAGCGGCTGGCCCAGGAACAGCAGGTTCCCTGGATGGAGATCAGCATCAGGTGCCAGGATGGGTCGATTGCCGTCATGGACGCCTGTGCCAGCCGCACCTCGGTCAGGGGGGAGCAGGTGGCCTGCCTGCTGCTGCACGACATCACCGAACGGAAACGGTACGAGGCCGAACTGATGCACCAGGCCAGCCACGATTCGCTCACCGGCCTGCCCAACCGCAACCTGCTCCGCGACCGCCTCGAACAGTTGCTGGCCCTCGGCGACCGGACCGGGCTGCCCCAGGCGGTGCTGCTCCTCGATCTCGACAACTTCAAGTACGTCAACGACTCCCTCGGTCATGCCGCTGGGGATGCGCTTCTCAAGCAGGTTGCCGGGCGGCTTACCACCATGACCAGGAGATACAATACCGTTGCCCGGCTCGGGGGGGACGAATTCGTCATCCTTCTTTCCAACATAACGACCGAAGAGGTGGCGCTGGTTGCCGAGCGGCTGGAACGCCAGTTCGAGAAGCCGTTCGACGTCGAGGGGCAGGAGGTGTTCGTGACGGTCAGCATCGGCATCAGCATGTCTCCCACCGACGGTACGACCGGGGACAAGCTGTTGAAGAATGCCGATATTGCCATGTATCTGGTCAAGGAACATGGCCGTAACAGTTTCAAGTTCTTTGCCGACGAGATGAACCGGAAGGTCCACGACCGGCTGGAACTGGAGTTGCAGATGCGCCATGCCCTGGAGCGGGGCGAATTCGTCCTCCATTACCAGCCCAGGGTGCGGGCTCACGACGGCGCAGTGGTAGGGATGGAGGCGCTTATCCGCTGGCAGCCTTCTGATGGCCCGCTGGTGGGTCCGGACCGCTTCATCGGGCTCCTGGAGGATACCGGCCTGATCGTCCAGGTCGGGGAATGGGTAGTGCGGGAGGCGTGTCGCCAGACCCGTGCCTGGCAGGAGGATGGCCTGCGCGGACTGCGGGTGTCGGTCAACCTGTCGGGGAGGCAGTTCAGTCAGCAGGGGCTTGAGGAGATGATAGCGCGGGCATTGCGGGAGAGCTTCCTGTTGCCCGATTTCCTGGAGGTGGAGATCACCGAGAGCATGCTGATGGGGGATGTGCAGCAGGCGGTGGGCAAGCTGGCAGGCATCAAGGAGATGGGAGTGCGGATCGCCGTGGACGATTTCGGCACTGGCTATTCGTCCCTTGCCTATCTGCGGCGCTTTCCCATCGATACCCTCAAGATCGACCGCTCCTTTGTGGCCGGCGTCATTACCGAGCCGGGCGATGCGGTGATCGCAAAGACCATTATCTCCATGGCGCATAACCTGAAGCTGGAGGTGGTGGCAGAGGGGGTGGAGACCATCGAGCAGCTGGAGTTCATGCGTGCTTACGGCTGCCAGGAGGTCCAGGGCTTTTTCTTCAGCAGGCCGCTGCCGCCGGAGGACTTCGCCGCCCTGGTCCGCCAGCGGCGCCAGGCAGAAAAAAATCGATAA
- a CDS encoding methyltransferase domain-containing protein, with translation MEADRRKWNERYAGAGFLLGTGPSTFLAESIDLLKSRCPGRRALDIACGEGRNSIFLAQSGFLVTGLDISEQGLAKARRRARSEGLTIRFRRTDLEKRTFAGPFDLIVNINFLLRGLFPVMVEALSPGGIVLVETLLDGPLAPPTTNRSFLLQQGELEQLFCSLPGSILHASESPQASSPSARLIFQKEG, from the coding sequence ATGGAAGCCGACCGGAGGAAATGGAATGAACGCTATGCCGGCGCAGGCTTCCTGCTCGGGACTGGGCCGTCCACCTTCCTGGCGGAGAGCATCGACCTGCTGAAAAGCCGCTGCCCCGGCCGGCGTGCACTGGATATCGCCTGCGGCGAGGGACGCAACAGCATCTTCCTGGCCCAAAGCGGTTTCCTGGTCACCGGGCTGGACATCTCCGAGCAGGGGCTGGCAAAGGCCCGCCGGCGCGCTCGCAGCGAAGGGCTCACCATCCGGTTCCGCCGGACAGACCTGGAAAAGAGGACGTTTGCCGGCCCCTTCGACCTGATCGTCAACATCAACTTCCTCTTGCGCGGCCTGTTTCCCGTCATGGTCGAGGCCCTTTCCCCCGGCGGCATCGTCCTGGTCGAGACCCTGCTGGATGGCCCCCTTGCCCCGCCAACCACCAACCGGAGCTTTCTCCTCCAACAGGGAGAGCTGGAACAGCTCTTTTGCTCCCTGCCAGGTTCCATCCTGCACGCTTCCGAGTCTCCCCAGGCGTCATCTCCCTCTGCCCGCCTGATCTTTCAGAAAGAAGGATGA
- a CDS encoding MATE family efflux transporter: MMTTNNTDLLHQPIPRLLRQLAVPVGVGFFFNTMFNVVDTFYAGRISTSAIASLALCFPLFFVIIAVGVGILMATTSLIGHGLGAGRLEDAKRYAAQAFSFALVHALLVTVAGIVATPWIFTRMGASGEYLALAVGCMRALFSGSVFFLGNYVCNAILSATGDTRSFRNFLVAGFLLNLLLDPWFMYGGFGLPPLGLPGIAWATVAIQGMGGFYLLRRVIGTGLLTPFSAWHFIPRKDSFIRLFSQGVPASLNMLTVSLGIFVITWFIGRYGTSAVAAYGICTRVEQIVLLPVMGLNIATLTLVAQNYGAGQFARVSETPGTALRGGLLLMAFGSVAVFLGGGVLLKLFTRDPEVIAAGIGYFRVNAFVLGAYVILYINNAALQGLQKPAFALWIGLFRQLAAPLVAFPLLAGYLGWGLSGVWWGILLVTWIAAAMSVIYTRHMLRVMARDAADKLLLEAAQPAEARSDSGS, encoded by the coding sequence ATGATGACGACCAACAACACGGACCTGCTGCATCAGCCGATTCCCCGGCTCCTCCGCCAACTGGCCGTGCCGGTGGGGGTCGGGTTCTTTTTCAACACCATGTTCAACGTGGTGGATACCTTCTATGCCGGCCGGATCTCCACCAGCGCCATTGCTTCGCTGGCGCTCTGCTTTCCGCTGTTCTTCGTTATCATTGCCGTGGGGGTCGGCATCCTCATGGCCACCACGTCGCTCATCGGCCACGGACTCGGCGCCGGGAGGCTCGAAGATGCCAAGCGGTATGCCGCTCAGGCATTTTCCTTTGCCCTGGTCCATGCCCTGCTGGTGACGGTAGCCGGGATTGTGGCGACCCCTTGGATATTCACCCGCATGGGTGCTTCGGGAGAGTACCTGGCGCTGGCGGTTGGCTGCATGCGCGCCCTGTTCAGCGGGTCGGTCTTCTTTCTGGGGAACTACGTCTGCAACGCCATCCTGAGCGCCACCGGCGATACGCGGAGCTTCCGCAACTTCTTGGTGGCGGGCTTTCTGCTCAACCTGCTGCTGGACCCCTGGTTCATGTACGGCGGGTTCGGCCTCCCGCCGCTGGGGCTCCCCGGCATCGCCTGGGCCACGGTGGCGATCCAGGGGATGGGCGGGTTCTACCTGCTGCGCCGGGTGATCGGCACGGGGCTTTTAACGCCCTTTTCCGCGTGGCACTTCATCCCGCGGAAGGATTCGTTTATCCGCCTGTTCAGCCAGGGGGTGCCGGCCAGCCTCAACATGCTCACGGTCTCCCTGGGGATTTTCGTCATCACCTGGTTCATCGGCCGCTACGGCACGTCTGCAGTGGCAGCCTACGGTATCTGCACCCGGGTCGAACAGATCGTCCTGCTGCCGGTCATGGGGCTCAACATTGCAACGCTGACGCTGGTGGCCCAGAATTACGGGGCAGGGCAGTTCGCGAGGGTCTCGGAAACGCCGGGCACGGCGCTGCGGGGGGGCTTGCTGCTCATGGCGTTCGGTTCAGTGGCGGTCTTTCTGGGGGGAGGAGTGCTGCTCAAGCTCTTTACCAGGGATCCTGAGGTGATTGCTGCCGGCATCGGCTATTTCCGCGTGAACGCCTTCGTGCTCGGCGCTTACGTGATCCTCTACATCAACAATGCGGCCCTGCAGGGGTTGCAGAAACCCGCCTTCGCCCTCTGGATCGGCCTTTTCCGCCAGCTGGCAGCCCCCCTGGTTGCATTCCCCCTGCTGGCGGGGTATCTGGGCTGGGGCCTGAGTGGGGTCTGGTGGGGAATCCTGCTGGTTACCTGGATCGCCGCAGCGATGTCGGTGATCTATACCCGTCACATGCTCAGGGTCATGGCGCGGGACGCAGCTGACAAACTGCTCCTGGAGGCAGCGCAGCCCGCGGAAGCGAGGTCGGATAGTGGCAGTTAG
- a CDS encoding ATP-binding cassette domain-containing protein, which translates to MRIELVGIAKRFGEHQALKETTLALPEAHAVAVIGPSGGGKTTLLRLIAGLEIPDQGELFIDGERLESGQAALLRHRRSIGTVFQSFNLFPHLSALENIILPLEKVHGYARPAARDHAMALLERFQLAPHAGKRPAELSGGQQQRVAIVRAIAIKPRFLLFDEPTSALDPEMTAEVLDVIGELRTEGRDLIMVTHHMGFARSVADHCLFVGEGEILEEGPAPDFFAAPRSEQLRSFLAKILKY; encoded by the coding sequence ATGCGCATTGAGCTGGTCGGCATAGCCAAGCGGTTCGGCGAACACCAGGCCCTCAAGGAGACCACGCTCGCGCTGCCCGAAGCCCATGCCGTGGCGGTCATCGGCCCGTCGGGAGGGGGGAAGACCACGCTGCTCCGGCTCATCGCCGGACTGGAGATCCCGGACCAGGGGGAGCTGTTCATCGACGGCGAACGTCTGGAATCGGGGCAGGCGGCGCTGCTCAGGCACCGGCGGAGCATCGGCACGGTCTTCCAGTCTTTCAATCTCTTTCCCCACCTGTCGGCGCTGGAGAACATCATCCTCCCCCTGGAAAAGGTCCACGGCTATGCGCGGCCGGCTGCCCGCGACCATGCCATGGCTCTCTTGGAGCGTTTTCAGCTCGCTCCCCATGCCGGGAAACGGCCGGCAGAGCTTTCAGGGGGGCAACAGCAGCGGGTGGCCATTGTCCGGGCGATTGCCATCAAACCGCGATTTCTTCTCTTCGACGAGCCGACCTCGGCACTCGACCCGGAGATGACCGCCGAGGTGCTGGACGTGATCGGCGAACTGCGCACAGAAGGGCGGGACCTGATCATGGTGACCCACCACATGGGGTTTGCACGGAGCGTGGCGGACCACTGCCTGTTTGTCGGCGAGGGGGAGATCCTGGAAGAGGGGCCGGCGCCGGACTTTTTCGCCGCTCCCCGCAGTGAGCAGCTCCGCAGCTTTCTGGCAAAGATCCTCAAATACTGA
- a CDS encoding ABC transporter permease subunit (The N-terminal region of this protein, as described by TIGR01726, is a three transmembrane segment that identifies a subfamily of ABC transporter permease subunits, which specificities that include histidine, arginine, glutamine, glutamate, L-cystine (sic), the opines (in Agrobacterium) octopine and nopaline, etc.), whose translation MFSLLTQRRGEAGPLAALARLISWLLVFLAVGGVFTFAFGQLQYGWNWGAIADYRQKLFNGWLTTIAISCVALFTSLVVGLVAALARRCPFLPVRYTGTLYVELIRGTPLLVQILVFFYVVADAFGIDNRYLVGVITLSLFAGAYISEIIRAGIESVGESQLESASSIGLTRGQIYRFVIFPQVARQLIPPLAGQFASIIKDSSLLSIIAVSEFTLNAQEVNAYTYSTLESYIPLAVGYLLLTLPISLASRALERKYRYAH comes from the coding sequence ATATTCTCACTGCTGACACAGCGCCGGGGAGAGGCCGGCCCGCTCGCCGCTCTGGCGCGCCTCATCTCCTGGCTGCTGGTCTTCCTGGCAGTGGGAGGGGTCTTTACCTTCGCATTCGGCCAGCTCCAGTACGGCTGGAACTGGGGCGCCATTGCCGACTACCGGCAGAAGCTCTTCAACGGCTGGCTGACCACCATTGCCATCTCGTGCGTGGCCCTTTTCACCAGCCTGGTGGTCGGCCTGGTCGCTGCCCTGGCCCGTCGCTGCCCCTTCCTGCCGGTCCGGTACACCGGCACCCTCTACGTGGAGCTGATCCGCGGGACTCCCCTCTTGGTGCAGATCCTGGTCTTTTTCTACGTGGTTGCCGATGCCTTCGGGATCGACAACCGCTACCTGGTCGGGGTGATCACCCTGTCGCTGTTTGCCGGTGCGTATATCTCCGAGATCATCCGTGCAGGGATCGAGAGCGTCGGCGAATCCCAGCTGGAATCGGCCAGTTCCATCGGCTTGACCCGCGGCCAGATCTACCGTTTCGTTATCTTCCCCCAGGTGGCCCGCCAGTTGATCCCGCCGCTGGCAGGGCAGTTCGCCTCCATCATCAAGGATTCGTCGCTCCTCTCCATCATCGCCGTGAGCGAGTTCACCCTCAATGCCCAGGAGGTGAACGCCTACACCTACAGCACCCTGGAGAGCTACATCCCCCTTGCCGTCGGCTATCTCCTGCTCACCCTTCCCATCTCGCTGGCCAGCAGAGCGCTGGAACGGAAATACCGCTATGCGCATTGA
- a CDS encoding transporter substrate-binding domain-containing protein, protein MKRLMTRIGVIGLFVCCLTAAIAAAGQEPLRVGMELAYPPFEMTDKSGSPSGVSVDLAHDLGKALGRPVKIENMAFDGLIPALKTGKIDLIISSMTATEERARSIDFSDPYLQTGLCLLLKKDSPAATIRDLDRPGRTVAVKKGTTGHLYAAKNLKKARLLVLDKESAAVLEVVQGKADAFIYDQMSVYQNWQRNRATTRAILAPFQKESWAIGIRKGNEPLRRQINDFIRSYRSSGGFDRLGDRYMKEMKQEFKRLGYPFFL, encoded by the coding sequence ATGAAACGATTGATGACACGTATCGGGGTGATCGGGCTGTTCGTCTGCTGTCTGACCGCGGCCATTGCCGCTGCCGGGCAGGAACCGCTCCGGGTGGGAATGGAGCTGGCCTATCCCCCCTTCGAGATGACCGACAAGAGCGGTTCGCCGAGCGGGGTCAGCGTCGATCTGGCCCACGATCTGGGGAAGGCCCTGGGGAGACCGGTGAAGATCGAGAATATGGCATTCGACGGCCTGATACCGGCCCTGAAGACCGGCAAGATCGACCTGATCATCTCCTCCATGACCGCCACCGAGGAGCGGGCCAGGTCCATCGATTTTTCCGACCCCTACCTGCAGACCGGCCTCTGTCTGCTGCTGAAAAAGGATTCTCCCGCCGCGACGATCAGGGACCTGGACCGGCCCGGCCGCACTGTGGCGGTGAAGAAGGGGACCACCGGCCATCTCTATGCCGCGAAGAACCTGAAAAAGGCCCGTCTCCTCGTGCTGGACAAGGAATCGGCAGCGGTGCTGGAGGTGGTGCAGGGGAAGGCCGACGCCTTCATATACGACCAGATGTCCGTCTACCAGAACTGGCAGCGCAACCGGGCAACCACCCGCGCCATCCTTGCCCCGTTCCAGAAGGAGTCGTGGGCGATCGGGATTCGCAAGGGGAACGAGCCGCTGCGCCGGCAGATCAACGACTTCATCCGGAGCTACCGCTCGTCCGGCGGCTTTGACCGGCTGGGGGACCGCTACATGAAAGAGATGAAGCAGGAATTCAAACGTCTCGGCTATCCGTTCTTCCTCTAG
- the hcp gene encoding hydroxylamine reductase yields the protein MGMFCNQCEQAANGVGCNISGVCGKKPDVAALQDLLLYGLKGIALYAAKARELGAKNDAIDRFVVEGLFTTVTNVDFDPNQIEKAVRASIDVRNQAKALYEQACQAKGATPAAIAAPQATWTPAADQAGLIRQGEEHGLNTLHVNEDIRSVIEILTYGLKGMAAYMDHALILGKNDEEVMAFFHKALAATTDANLGLMDFVGLCMECGKQNITAMGILNAGHVENYGHPVPTPVELGTRAGKAILVSGHDLKMLEELLKQTEGKGINIYTHGEMLPAHGYPGLKKYSHLVGNFGGAWQDQAKEFANFPGAIIFNTNCIQRPADSYKDRLYTWGLVQWPDVTHIEGWDFSAVIAKAQECAGFPDNPGQQILTGFGHNAVLGVADKVIEAVKSGAIKHFFLVGGCDGAKSGRNYYTEFAEKAPADTVILTLACGKFRFNKLEFGDIGGIPRLLDVGQCNDAYSAVQIAVALAGAFKCGVNDLPLSFILSWYEQKAVVILLSLLHLGIKNIKLGPSLPAFVTPNVLNFLVENFNIGPITTVDADLKAAMGA from the coding sequence ATGGGAATGTTTTGCAATCAGTGTGAACAGGCAGCCAATGGCGTGGGATGCAATATCTCCGGGGTCTGCGGCAAGAAACCCGACGTAGCGGCACTGCAGGATCTGCTGCTGTACGGACTGAAGGGGATCGCCCTCTATGCGGCCAAGGCGCGCGAGCTGGGGGCCAAGAACGACGCCATCGACCGTTTCGTGGTCGAGGGGCTCTTCACCACCGTCACCAACGTGGATTTCGACCCTAACCAGATCGAGAAGGCGGTGCGCGCGAGCATCGACGTGCGTAACCAGGCCAAGGCCCTCTATGAGCAGGCCTGCCAGGCCAAGGGCGCCACACCCGCCGCCATCGCCGCACCCCAGGCCACCTGGACCCCGGCTGCCGACCAGGCAGGACTGATTCGCCAGGGAGAGGAGCACGGCCTCAACACACTCCATGTCAACGAAGACATCCGCTCGGTCATCGAGATCCTTACCTACGGCCTGAAGGGGATGGCAGCCTACATGGACCACGCCCTCATCCTGGGCAAGAACGACGAAGAGGTCATGGCCTTTTTCCACAAGGCGCTGGCAGCCACCACCGACGCCAACCTGGGTCTCATGGACTTCGTGGGGCTCTGCATGGAGTGCGGCAAGCAGAACATCACCGCCATGGGGATCCTCAATGCCGGGCACGTGGAGAACTACGGCCATCCGGTGCCGACCCCGGTGGAGCTCGGCACCCGCGCCGGCAAGGCGATCCTGGTCTCAGGCCATGACCTGAAGATGCTGGAAGAGCTGCTCAAGCAGACCGAAGGGAAAGGGATCAACATCTACACCCACGGCGAGATGCTGCCTGCCCACGGCTACCCCGGCCTCAAGAAGTATTCCCACCTGGTGGGTAACTTCGGCGGCGCCTGGCAGGACCAGGCCAAGGAGTTCGCCAACTTCCCCGGCGCCATCATCTTCAACACCAACTGCATCCAGCGCCCGGCCGATTCCTACAAGGACCGGCTCTACACCTGGGGGCTGGTGCAGTGGCCCGACGTAACCCACATCGAGGGGTGGGATTTCTCCGCAGTCATTGCCAAGGCCCAGGAATGTGCCGGCTTCCCGGACAATCCGGGGCAGCAGATCCTGACCGGCTTCGGCCACAACGCCGTGCTCGGCGTGGCCGACAAGGTGATCGAGGCGGTGAAGAGCGGTGCCATCAAGCACTTCTTCCTGGTCGGCGGCTGCGACGGCGCCAAATCCGGCCGCAACTACTACACCGAATTCGCTGAGAAGGCGCCGGCCGACACGGTCATCCTGACGCTCGCCTGCGGCAAGTTCCGCTTCAACAAGCTCGAATTCGGCGACATCGGCGGCATCCCCCGGCTTCTCGACGTGGGGCAGTGCAACGACGCCTATTCGGCGGTCCAGATCGCCGTGGCCCTGGCAGGCGCCTTCAAGTGCGGCGTCAACGACTTGCCGCTCTCCTTCATCCTTTCCTGGTACGAGCAGAAGGCCGTGGTCATCCTGTTGTCGCTCCTCCACCTCGGGATCAAGAACATCAAGCTCGGGCCGTCACTTCCGGCCTTTGTCACCCCCAACGTCCTCAACTTCCTGGTGGAGAACTTCAACATCGGCCCCATCACCACCGTGGACGCAGACCTGAAGGCGGCCATGGGCGCATAG
- a CDS encoding MFS transporter: MSSQPSSAAGIRAALTLPVIVAALGYFVDIYDLVLFSIVRVPSLKALGLSGQGLIDQGVFLLNMQMAGMLIGGIIWGVLGDRQGRLKIMFGSIFLYSLANIMNGMVSTLPAYAALRFLAGVGLAGELGAGITLVAEVLHKSVRGYGTMIVASIGVSGAILANIVAKSFDWRTAFYIGGVLGLLLLITRISVAESGMFKGMEGKNVAKGNFLALFTDRHRFGRYIHSILIGVPTWFVVGVLITFSPEFAKSLQVTGPVSAGNAVMFCYLGLVFGDLASGMLSQCLQSRKKVVLIFLGFTILGIAWYFVAFEVQPFYFYTICAFLGFGSGYWAIFVTVAAEQFGTNLRATVATTVPNFVRGMVVPITLMFQFCRQQFGLERGALVVGGVCMAVALFSLWRLEETFHKDLDYFEEFL; this comes from the coding sequence ATGTCCAGCCAACCCTCTTCAGCCGCCGGCATCCGCGCCGCCCTCACCCTACCGGTCATCGTTGCCGCCCTTGGTTATTTTGTCGATATCTACGACCTGGTGCTGTTCAGTATCGTCCGGGTGCCGAGCCTCAAGGCGCTCGGGCTGTCGGGCCAGGGCCTGATCGACCAGGGGGTCTTCCTGCTCAACATGCAGATGGCCGGGATGCTCATCGGCGGGATCATCTGGGGGGTGCTGGGGGACCGGCAGGGGCGGTTGAAGATCATGTTCGGCTCGATCTTTCTCTATTCCCTGGCCAATATCATGAACGGCATGGTTTCGACGCTGCCGGCCTATGCCGCGCTCCGCTTTCTCGCCGGGGTCGGCCTGGCCGGTGAGCTGGGGGCCGGCATCACCCTGGTGGCCGAGGTCCTGCACAAGAGCGTGCGGGGCTACGGCACCATGATCGTCGCCTCCATCGGTGTCTCCGGGGCGATCCTGGCCAACATCGTGGCAAAATCCTTCGACTGGCGGACCGCCTTCTACATCGGAGGGGTATTGGGGCTCCTGCTGCTGATCACCCGGATCAGCGTGGCCGAATCGGGCATGTTCAAGGGCATGGAGGGGAAAAACGTCGCCAAGGGGAACTTCCTCGCCCTGTTCACCGACAGGCACCGCTTCGGGCGCTACATCCACTCCATCCTGATCGGCGTCCCCACCTGGTTCGTGGTCGGGGTGCTCATTACCTTTTCCCCGGAATTCGCCAAGTCCCTGCAGGTAACGGGGCCGGTATCGGCCGGGAACGCGGTCATGTTCTGCTACCTTGGCCTGGTCTTCGGCGACCTGGCCAGCGGCATGCTCTCTCAGTGCCTGCAGAGCCGCAAAAAGGTCGTCCTCATCTTCCTGGGGTTCACAATCCTGGGGATCGCCTGGTACTTCGTCGCCTTCGAGGTACAGCCATTCTACTTCTACACCATCTGCGCCTTCCTCGGCTTCGGCAGCGGCTACTGGGCCATCTTCGTCACCGTTGCCGCCGAGCAGTTCGGCACCAACCTGCGCGCCACCGTCGCCACCACGGTCCCCAACTTCGTCCGCGGCATGGTGGTGCCGATCACCCTGATGTTCCAGTTCTGCCGCCAGCAGTTCGGCCTGGAACGGGGTGCGCTGGTGGTGGGGGGGGTCTGCATGGCCGTTGCCCTTTTCTCCCTCTGGCGGCTGGAAGAGACCTTTCATAAGGACCTGGACTACTTCGAGGAGTTCTTGTAG
- a CDS encoding tetratricopeptide repeat protein, with protein sequence MVEQNELQVLLEKGELDKARELCLAAIEQEPGKSVHYLNLGRIYVRTGRKREAIRTFRDGLLFENNQRIVDELTALGWRDLPVFPSLGREHWLNRLLGRIRSLFS encoded by the coding sequence ATGGTTGAGCAGAACGAACTGCAGGTATTGCTGGAAAAGGGTGAACTGGACAAGGCGCGGGAACTCTGCCTTGCTGCTATCGAACAGGAACCGGGGAAGTCGGTTCATTATCTCAACCTGGGGCGGATCTATGTCCGCACCGGCCGGAAAAGGGAGGCGATCCGCACCTTTCGCGACGGTCTGCTCTTTGAGAACAACCAGCGCATAGTCGACGAGCTGACCGCTCTCGGCTGGCGCGACCTGCCGGTCTTTCCGTCGCTCGGGCGGGAGCACTGGCTCAATCGCCTGCTGGGGCGGATCAGGTCGCTCTTTTCCTAG